One genomic segment of Chelonia mydas isolate rCheMyd1 chromosome 1, rCheMyd1.pri.v2, whole genome shotgun sequence includes these proteins:
- the ZFX gene encoding zinc finger X-chromosomal protein isoform X4 has translation MHPGQMGCLHQQPGSKELFSLEEILKVDDTGKIEHEGSAEITMEAESESDPCKVDSICPEVIKVYIFKADPGEDDLGGTVDIVESESENDHGVGLLDQNSVRIPREKMVYMTVNDSQHEDEDLNVAEIADEVYMEVIVGEEDAAVAHEQQIDDTEIKTFMPIAWAAAYGNNTDGIESRNGTASALLHIDESTGLGRLAKQKPKKRRRPESRQYQTAIIIGPDGHPLTVYPCMICGKKFKSRGFLKRHMKNHPEHLLTKKKYRCTDCDYTTNKKISLHNHLESHKLTNKTEKLIECDECGKSFSHAGALFTHKMVHRDKGANKMHKCKFCDYETAEQGLLSRHLLAVHSKNFPHICVECGKGFRHPSELKKHMRIHTGEKPYECQYCDYRSADSSNLKTHVKTKHSKEMPFKCDICFQTFSDTKELQQHILIHQESKTHQCLHCDHKSSNSSDLKRHIISVHTKDYPHKCDMCDKGFHRPSELKKHVAAHKGKKLHQCRHCDFKIADPFILSRHILSVHTKDLPFRCKRCRKGFRQQNELKKHMKTHSGRKVYQCEYCEYSTTDASGFKRHVISIHTKDYPHRCEYCKKGFRRPSEKNQHIMRHHKDIGLP, from the exons ATGCATCCTGGGCAAATGG gCTGTCTTCATCAACAACCTGGGAGTAAAGAGCTATTTTCTCTTGAGGAGATTCTTAAAG TGGATGATACTGGAAAGATAGAACATGAAGGTTCTGCTGAAATTACCATGGAAGCAGAGTCAGAAAGTGATCCGTGTAAAGTGGACAGCATTTGTCCAGAAGTCATCAAAGTATATATCTTCAAAGCTGATCCTGGAGAAGATGATTTAG GAGGCACGGTAGACATTGTGGAGAGTGAATCTGAGAATGATCATGGAGTGGGACTACTTGATCAAAACAGTGTTCGTATTCCAAGAGAAAAAATGGTTTACATGACTGTAAATGATTCTCAGCATGAAGATGAAGATTTAA ATGTTGCAGAAATTGCTGATGAGGTTTACATGGAAGTGATTGTAGGGGAGGAAGATGCAGCAGTGGCCCATGAACAGCAAATTGATGACACTGAAATTAAAACTTTTATGCCCATAGCTTGGGCAGCAGCTTATG GTAATAATACTGATGGGATTGAAAGCCGGAATGGCACCGCAAGTGCTCTCTTGCACATAGATGAGTCTACTGGACTTGGGAGACTAGCtaaacaaaaaccaaagaaaaggaggagaccTGAATCCAGGCAGTACCAAACAG CAATAATCATTGGCCCTGATGGTCATCCTTTGACTGTCTACCCTTGCATGATTTGCGGAAAGAAGTTTAAATCCAGAGGTTTCTTGAAAAGGCACATGAAAAACCATCCAGAGCACCTTCTTACGAAGAAGAAATACAGATGCACGGACTGTGATTACACTaccaataaaaaaataagtttacatAACCACCTGGAGAGTCACAAGCTGACTAACAAAACAGAAAAGCTTATTGAATGtgatgagtgtgggaaaagcttctcTCATGCAGGAGCTTTATTTACTCACAAGATGGTGCATAGGGACAAAGGAGCCAACAAAATGCATAAGTGCAAATTCTGTGATTATGAGACAGCAGAACAAGGGTTACTGAGTCGTCATCTTCTGGCTGTCCACAGCAAGAACTTTCCTCATATTTGTGTAGAGTGTGGCAAGGGATTTCGTCATCCATCAGAGCTCAAGAAGCACATGCGGATCCATACTGGTGAAAAGCCATATGAGTGCCAGTATTGTGATTATAGGTCTGCTGACTCTTCTAATTTGAAAACTCATGTAAAGACTAAACATAGTAAGGAAATGCCATTCAAGTGTGATATTTGTTTTCAGACTTTTTCAGATACCAAAGAACTGCAGCAGCATATACTTATACATCAAGAAAGCAAAACACATCAGTGTTTGCATTGTGACCACAAGAGCTCAAACTCAAGTGATTTGAAGCGGCATATAATTTCAGTACACACAAAGGATTACCCTCACAAGTGTGATATGTGTGATAAAGGCTTTCATAGGCCCTCAGAACTGAAAAAACATGTGGCAGCCCACAAGGGTAAAAAATTGCACCAGTGCAGACATTGTGACTTTAAGATTGCGGATCCGTTTATTCTAAGTCGCCACATTCTCTCAGTTCACACAAAGGATCTTCCATTCAGGTGTAAGAGATGTAGAAAGGGGTTTAGGCAACAAAATGAGCTTAAAAAACACATGAAAACACACAGTGGCAGGAAAGTTTATCAATGTGAGTACTGTGAGTATAGCACTACAGATGCCTCAGGCTTCAAACGGCATGTTATTTCTATTCATACAAAAGACTACCCTCACCGTTGTGAATACTGCAAGAAAGGTTTCAGAAGGCCTTCAGAGAAAAACCAGCACATTATGCGGCATCACAAAGATATTGGGCTGCCTTAA
- the ZFX gene encoding zinc finger X-chromosomal protein isoform X1 has protein sequence MDEDGLELQPHEPNAFFDPTGSDAAHMDGDQIVVEVQETVFVSDVVDSDITVHNFVPDDPDSVVIQDVIEDVVIEDVQCSDIMEEADVSETVIIPEQVLGTEVADEVSLAHCTVPDDVLASDIAAAALSIPEHVLASESMHVPEVGHVEHVVHDNVVEAEIVTDSLGEDVVSEEVLVADCASEAVIDANGIPVQHQDDKGNCEDYLMISCCLHQQPGSKELFSLEEILKVDDTGKIEHEGSAEITMEAESESDPCKVDSICPEVIKVYIFKADPGEDDLGGTVDIVESESENDHGVGLLDQNSVRIPREKMVYMTVNDSQHEDEDLNVAEIADEVYMEVIVGEEDAAVAHEQQIDDTEIKTFMPIAWAAAYGNNTDGIESRNGTASALLHIDESTGLGRLAKQKPKKRRRPESRQYQTAIIIGPDGHPLTVYPCMICGKKFKSRGFLKRHMKNHPEHLLTKKKYRCTDCDYTTNKKISLHNHLESHKLTNKTEKLIECDECGKSFSHAGALFTHKMVHRDKGANKMHKCKFCDYETAEQGLLSRHLLAVHSKNFPHICVECGKGFRHPSELKKHMRIHTGEKPYECQYCDYRSADSSNLKTHVKTKHSKEMPFKCDICFQTFSDTKELQQHILIHQESKTHQCLHCDHKSSNSSDLKRHIISVHTKDYPHKCDMCDKGFHRPSELKKHVAAHKGKKLHQCRHCDFKIADPFILSRHILSVHTKDLPFRCKRCRKGFRQQNELKKHMKTHSGRKVYQCEYCEYSTTDASGFKRHVISIHTKDYPHRCEYCKKGFRRPSEKNQHIMRHHKDIGLP, from the exons ATGGATGAAGATGGACTTGAACTGCAGCCACATGAGCCAAACGCGTTTTTTGACCCAACAG gGTCTGATGCAGCACATATGGATGGAGATCAGATTGTTGTGGAAGTGCAAGAAACAGTATTTGTTTCAGATGTGGTGGACTCAGACATAACTGTGCATAACTTTGTTCCTGACGATCCAGATTCTGTAGTCATCCAAGATGTCATTGAGGATGTTGTTATTGAGGATGTTCAGTGTTCAGATATCATGGAGGAGGCAGATGTGTCTGAAACTGTCATTATTCCTGAACAAGTGCTGGGCACAGAGGTAGCAGATGAAGTTTCTTTAGCACACTGCACTGTTCCAGATGATGTTTTAGCTTCTgacatagcagcagcagcattgtcTATACCAGAACATGTACTGGCAAGTGAATCAATGCATGTACCTGAAGTTGGGCATGTGGAACATGTGGTTCATGATAATGTTGTAGAAGCAGAAATTGTCACCGATAGTCTGGGAGAAGATGTAGTTTCTGAAGAAGTGTTGGTAGCAGACTGTGCCTCAGAAGCAGTGATTGATGCCAATGGAATCCCTGTGCAGCACCAAGATGATAAGGGCAACTGTGAAGATTACCTTATGATTTCCT gCTGTCTTCATCAACAACCTGGGAGTAAAGAGCTATTTTCTCTTGAGGAGATTCTTAAAG TGGATGATACTGGAAAGATAGAACATGAAGGTTCTGCTGAAATTACCATGGAAGCAGAGTCAGAAAGTGATCCGTGTAAAGTGGACAGCATTTGTCCAGAAGTCATCAAAGTATATATCTTCAAAGCTGATCCTGGAGAAGATGATTTAG GAGGCACGGTAGACATTGTGGAGAGTGAATCTGAGAATGATCATGGAGTGGGACTACTTGATCAAAACAGTGTTCGTATTCCAAGAGAAAAAATGGTTTACATGACTGTAAATGATTCTCAGCATGAAGATGAAGATTTAA ATGTTGCAGAAATTGCTGATGAGGTTTACATGGAAGTGATTGTAGGGGAGGAAGATGCAGCAGTGGCCCATGAACAGCAAATTGATGACACTGAAATTAAAACTTTTATGCCCATAGCTTGGGCAGCAGCTTATG GTAATAATACTGATGGGATTGAAAGCCGGAATGGCACCGCAAGTGCTCTCTTGCACATAGATGAGTCTACTGGACTTGGGAGACTAGCtaaacaaaaaccaaagaaaaggaggagaccTGAATCCAGGCAGTACCAAACAG CAATAATCATTGGCCCTGATGGTCATCCTTTGACTGTCTACCCTTGCATGATTTGCGGAAAGAAGTTTAAATCCAGAGGTTTCTTGAAAAGGCACATGAAAAACCATCCAGAGCACCTTCTTACGAAGAAGAAATACAGATGCACGGACTGTGATTACACTaccaataaaaaaataagtttacatAACCACCTGGAGAGTCACAAGCTGACTAACAAAACAGAAAAGCTTATTGAATGtgatgagtgtgggaaaagcttctcTCATGCAGGAGCTTTATTTACTCACAAGATGGTGCATAGGGACAAAGGAGCCAACAAAATGCATAAGTGCAAATTCTGTGATTATGAGACAGCAGAACAAGGGTTACTGAGTCGTCATCTTCTGGCTGTCCACAGCAAGAACTTTCCTCATATTTGTGTAGAGTGTGGCAAGGGATTTCGTCATCCATCAGAGCTCAAGAAGCACATGCGGATCCATACTGGTGAAAAGCCATATGAGTGCCAGTATTGTGATTATAGGTCTGCTGACTCTTCTAATTTGAAAACTCATGTAAAGACTAAACATAGTAAGGAAATGCCATTCAAGTGTGATATTTGTTTTCAGACTTTTTCAGATACCAAAGAACTGCAGCAGCATATACTTATACATCAAGAAAGCAAAACACATCAGTGTTTGCATTGTGACCACAAGAGCTCAAACTCAAGTGATTTGAAGCGGCATATAATTTCAGTACACACAAAGGATTACCCTCACAAGTGTGATATGTGTGATAAAGGCTTTCATAGGCCCTCAGAACTGAAAAAACATGTGGCAGCCCACAAGGGTAAAAAATTGCACCAGTGCAGACATTGTGACTTTAAGATTGCGGATCCGTTTATTCTAAGTCGCCACATTCTCTCAGTTCACACAAAGGATCTTCCATTCAGGTGTAAGAGATGTAGAAAGGGGTTTAGGCAACAAAATGAGCTTAAAAAACACATGAAAACACACAGTGGCAGGAAAGTTTATCAATGTGAGTACTGTGAGTATAGCACTACAGATGCCTCAGGCTTCAAACGGCATGTTATTTCTATTCATACAAAAGACTACCCTCACCGTTGTGAATACTGCAAGAAAGGTTTCAGAAGGCCTTCAGAGAAAAACCAGCACATTATGCGGCATCACAAAGATATTGGGCTGCCTTAA
- the ZFX gene encoding zinc finger X-chromosomal protein isoform X3 produces the protein MGHKLPVPYSSLEFLGCLHQQPGSKELFSLEEILKVDDTGKIEHEGSAEITMEAESESDPCKVDSICPEVIKVYIFKADPGEDDLGGTVDIVESESENDHGVGLLDQNSVRIPREKMVYMTVNDSQHEDEDLNVAEIADEVYMEVIVGEEDAAVAHEQQIDDTEIKTFMPIAWAAAYGNNTDGIESRNGTASALLHIDESTGLGRLAKQKPKKRRRPESRQYQTAIIIGPDGHPLTVYPCMICGKKFKSRGFLKRHMKNHPEHLLTKKKYRCTDCDYTTNKKISLHNHLESHKLTNKTEKLIECDECGKSFSHAGALFTHKMVHRDKGANKMHKCKFCDYETAEQGLLSRHLLAVHSKNFPHICVECGKGFRHPSELKKHMRIHTGEKPYECQYCDYRSADSSNLKTHVKTKHSKEMPFKCDICFQTFSDTKELQQHILIHQESKTHQCLHCDHKSSNSSDLKRHIISVHTKDYPHKCDMCDKGFHRPSELKKHVAAHKGKKLHQCRHCDFKIADPFILSRHILSVHTKDLPFRCKRCRKGFRQQNELKKHMKTHSGRKVYQCEYCEYSTTDASGFKRHVISIHTKDYPHRCEYCKKGFRRPSEKNQHIMRHHKDIGLP, from the exons ATGGGTCACAAGTTACCTGTCCCATATTCTTCATTGGAATTCCTAG gCTGTCTTCATCAACAACCTGGGAGTAAAGAGCTATTTTCTCTTGAGGAGATTCTTAAAG TGGATGATACTGGAAAGATAGAACATGAAGGTTCTGCTGAAATTACCATGGAAGCAGAGTCAGAAAGTGATCCGTGTAAAGTGGACAGCATTTGTCCAGAAGTCATCAAAGTATATATCTTCAAAGCTGATCCTGGAGAAGATGATTTAG GAGGCACGGTAGACATTGTGGAGAGTGAATCTGAGAATGATCATGGAGTGGGACTACTTGATCAAAACAGTGTTCGTATTCCAAGAGAAAAAATGGTTTACATGACTGTAAATGATTCTCAGCATGAAGATGAAGATTTAA ATGTTGCAGAAATTGCTGATGAGGTTTACATGGAAGTGATTGTAGGGGAGGAAGATGCAGCAGTGGCCCATGAACAGCAAATTGATGACACTGAAATTAAAACTTTTATGCCCATAGCTTGGGCAGCAGCTTATG GTAATAATACTGATGGGATTGAAAGCCGGAATGGCACCGCAAGTGCTCTCTTGCACATAGATGAGTCTACTGGACTTGGGAGACTAGCtaaacaaaaaccaaagaaaaggaggagaccTGAATCCAGGCAGTACCAAACAG CAATAATCATTGGCCCTGATGGTCATCCTTTGACTGTCTACCCTTGCATGATTTGCGGAAAGAAGTTTAAATCCAGAGGTTTCTTGAAAAGGCACATGAAAAACCATCCAGAGCACCTTCTTACGAAGAAGAAATACAGATGCACGGACTGTGATTACACTaccaataaaaaaataagtttacatAACCACCTGGAGAGTCACAAGCTGACTAACAAAACAGAAAAGCTTATTGAATGtgatgagtgtgggaaaagcttctcTCATGCAGGAGCTTTATTTACTCACAAGATGGTGCATAGGGACAAAGGAGCCAACAAAATGCATAAGTGCAAATTCTGTGATTATGAGACAGCAGAACAAGGGTTACTGAGTCGTCATCTTCTGGCTGTCCACAGCAAGAACTTTCCTCATATTTGTGTAGAGTGTGGCAAGGGATTTCGTCATCCATCAGAGCTCAAGAAGCACATGCGGATCCATACTGGTGAAAAGCCATATGAGTGCCAGTATTGTGATTATAGGTCTGCTGACTCTTCTAATTTGAAAACTCATGTAAAGACTAAACATAGTAAGGAAATGCCATTCAAGTGTGATATTTGTTTTCAGACTTTTTCAGATACCAAAGAACTGCAGCAGCATATACTTATACATCAAGAAAGCAAAACACATCAGTGTTTGCATTGTGACCACAAGAGCTCAAACTCAAGTGATTTGAAGCGGCATATAATTTCAGTACACACAAAGGATTACCCTCACAAGTGTGATATGTGTGATAAAGGCTTTCATAGGCCCTCAGAACTGAAAAAACATGTGGCAGCCCACAAGGGTAAAAAATTGCACCAGTGCAGACATTGTGACTTTAAGATTGCGGATCCGTTTATTCTAAGTCGCCACATTCTCTCAGTTCACACAAAGGATCTTCCATTCAGGTGTAAGAGATGTAGAAAGGGGTTTAGGCAACAAAATGAGCTTAAAAAACACATGAAAACACACAGTGGCAGGAAAGTTTATCAATGTGAGTACTGTGAGTATAGCACTACAGATGCCTCAGGCTTCAAACGGCATGTTATTTCTATTCATACAAAAGACTACCCTCACCGTTGTGAATACTGCAAGAAAGGTTTCAGAAGGCCTTCAGAGAAAAACCAGCACATTATGCGGCATCACAAAGATATTGGGCTGCCTTAA
- the ZFX gene encoding zinc finger X-chromosomal protein isoform X5 — protein MVDDTGKIEHEGSAEITMEAESESDPCKVDSICPEVIKVYIFKADPGEDDLGGTVDIVESESENDHGVGLLDQNSVRIPREKMVYMTVNDSQHEDEDLNVAEIADEVYMEVIVGEEDAAVAHEQQIDDTEIKTFMPIAWAAAYGNNTDGIESRNGTASALLHIDESTGLGRLAKQKPKKRRRPESRQYQTAIIIGPDGHPLTVYPCMICGKKFKSRGFLKRHMKNHPEHLLTKKKYRCTDCDYTTNKKISLHNHLESHKLTNKTEKLIECDECGKSFSHAGALFTHKMVHRDKGANKMHKCKFCDYETAEQGLLSRHLLAVHSKNFPHICVECGKGFRHPSELKKHMRIHTGEKPYECQYCDYRSADSSNLKTHVKTKHSKEMPFKCDICFQTFSDTKELQQHILIHQESKTHQCLHCDHKSSNSSDLKRHIISVHTKDYPHKCDMCDKGFHRPSELKKHVAAHKGKKLHQCRHCDFKIADPFILSRHILSVHTKDLPFRCKRCRKGFRQQNELKKHMKTHSGRKVYQCEYCEYSTTDASGFKRHVISIHTKDYPHRCEYCKKGFRRPSEKNQHIMRHHKDIGLP, from the exons ATGG TGGATGATACTGGAAAGATAGAACATGAAGGTTCTGCTGAAATTACCATGGAAGCAGAGTCAGAAAGTGATCCGTGTAAAGTGGACAGCATTTGTCCAGAAGTCATCAAAGTATATATCTTCAAAGCTGATCCTGGAGAAGATGATTTAG GAGGCACGGTAGACATTGTGGAGAGTGAATCTGAGAATGATCATGGAGTGGGACTACTTGATCAAAACAGTGTTCGTATTCCAAGAGAAAAAATGGTTTACATGACTGTAAATGATTCTCAGCATGAAGATGAAGATTTAA ATGTTGCAGAAATTGCTGATGAGGTTTACATGGAAGTGATTGTAGGGGAGGAAGATGCAGCAGTGGCCCATGAACAGCAAATTGATGACACTGAAATTAAAACTTTTATGCCCATAGCTTGGGCAGCAGCTTATG GTAATAATACTGATGGGATTGAAAGCCGGAATGGCACCGCAAGTGCTCTCTTGCACATAGATGAGTCTACTGGACTTGGGAGACTAGCtaaacaaaaaccaaagaaaaggaggagaccTGAATCCAGGCAGTACCAAACAG CAATAATCATTGGCCCTGATGGTCATCCTTTGACTGTCTACCCTTGCATGATTTGCGGAAAGAAGTTTAAATCCAGAGGTTTCTTGAAAAGGCACATGAAAAACCATCCAGAGCACCTTCTTACGAAGAAGAAATACAGATGCACGGACTGTGATTACACTaccaataaaaaaataagtttacatAACCACCTGGAGAGTCACAAGCTGACTAACAAAACAGAAAAGCTTATTGAATGtgatgagtgtgggaaaagcttctcTCATGCAGGAGCTTTATTTACTCACAAGATGGTGCATAGGGACAAAGGAGCCAACAAAATGCATAAGTGCAAATTCTGTGATTATGAGACAGCAGAACAAGGGTTACTGAGTCGTCATCTTCTGGCTGTCCACAGCAAGAACTTTCCTCATATTTGTGTAGAGTGTGGCAAGGGATTTCGTCATCCATCAGAGCTCAAGAAGCACATGCGGATCCATACTGGTGAAAAGCCATATGAGTGCCAGTATTGTGATTATAGGTCTGCTGACTCTTCTAATTTGAAAACTCATGTAAAGACTAAACATAGTAAGGAAATGCCATTCAAGTGTGATATTTGTTTTCAGACTTTTTCAGATACCAAAGAACTGCAGCAGCATATACTTATACATCAAGAAAGCAAAACACATCAGTGTTTGCATTGTGACCACAAGAGCTCAAACTCAAGTGATTTGAAGCGGCATATAATTTCAGTACACACAAAGGATTACCCTCACAAGTGTGATATGTGTGATAAAGGCTTTCATAGGCCCTCAGAACTGAAAAAACATGTGGCAGCCCACAAGGGTAAAAAATTGCACCAGTGCAGACATTGTGACTTTAAGATTGCGGATCCGTTTATTCTAAGTCGCCACATTCTCTCAGTTCACACAAAGGATCTTCCATTCAGGTGTAAGAGATGTAGAAAGGGGTTTAGGCAACAAAATGAGCTTAAAAAACACATGAAAACACACAGTGGCAGGAAAGTTTATCAATGTGAGTACTGTGAGTATAGCACTACAGATGCCTCAGGCTTCAAACGGCATGTTATTTCTATTCATACAAAAGACTACCCTCACCGTTGTGAATACTGCAAGAAAGGTTTCAGAAGGCCTTCAGAGAAAAACCAGCACATTATGCGGCATCACAAAGATATTGGGCTGCCTTAA
- the ZFX gene encoding zinc finger X-chromosomal protein isoform X2 has protein sequence MDEDGLELQPHEPNAFFDPTGSDAAHMDGDQIVVEVQETVFVSDVVDSDITVHNFVPDDPDSVVIQDVIEDVVIEDVQCSDIMEEADVSETVIIPEQVLGTEVADEVSLAHCTVPDDVLASDIAAAALSIPEHVLASESMHVPEVGHVEHVVHDNVVEAEIVTDSLGEDVVSEEVLVADCASEAVIDANGIPVQHQDDKGNCEDYLMISLDDTGKIEHEGSAEITMEAESESDPCKVDSICPEVIKVYIFKADPGEDDLGGTVDIVESESENDHGVGLLDQNSVRIPREKMVYMTVNDSQHEDEDLNVAEIADEVYMEVIVGEEDAAVAHEQQIDDTEIKTFMPIAWAAAYGNNTDGIESRNGTASALLHIDESTGLGRLAKQKPKKRRRPESRQYQTAIIIGPDGHPLTVYPCMICGKKFKSRGFLKRHMKNHPEHLLTKKKYRCTDCDYTTNKKISLHNHLESHKLTNKTEKLIECDECGKSFSHAGALFTHKMVHRDKGANKMHKCKFCDYETAEQGLLSRHLLAVHSKNFPHICVECGKGFRHPSELKKHMRIHTGEKPYECQYCDYRSADSSNLKTHVKTKHSKEMPFKCDICFQTFSDTKELQQHILIHQESKTHQCLHCDHKSSNSSDLKRHIISVHTKDYPHKCDMCDKGFHRPSELKKHVAAHKGKKLHQCRHCDFKIADPFILSRHILSVHTKDLPFRCKRCRKGFRQQNELKKHMKTHSGRKVYQCEYCEYSTTDASGFKRHVISIHTKDYPHRCEYCKKGFRRPSEKNQHIMRHHKDIGLP, from the exons ATGGATGAAGATGGACTTGAACTGCAGCCACATGAGCCAAACGCGTTTTTTGACCCAACAG gGTCTGATGCAGCACATATGGATGGAGATCAGATTGTTGTGGAAGTGCAAGAAACAGTATTTGTTTCAGATGTGGTGGACTCAGACATAACTGTGCATAACTTTGTTCCTGACGATCCAGATTCTGTAGTCATCCAAGATGTCATTGAGGATGTTGTTATTGAGGATGTTCAGTGTTCAGATATCATGGAGGAGGCAGATGTGTCTGAAACTGTCATTATTCCTGAACAAGTGCTGGGCACAGAGGTAGCAGATGAAGTTTCTTTAGCACACTGCACTGTTCCAGATGATGTTTTAGCTTCTgacatagcagcagcagcattgtcTATACCAGAACATGTACTGGCAAGTGAATCAATGCATGTACCTGAAGTTGGGCATGTGGAACATGTGGTTCATGATAATGTTGTAGAAGCAGAAATTGTCACCGATAGTCTGGGAGAAGATGTAGTTTCTGAAGAAGTGTTGGTAGCAGACTGTGCCTCAGAAGCAGTGATTGATGCCAATGGAATCCCTGTGCAGCACCAAGATGATAAGGGCAACTGTGAAGATTACCTTATGATTTCCT TGGATGATACTGGAAAGATAGAACATGAAGGTTCTGCTGAAATTACCATGGAAGCAGAGTCAGAAAGTGATCCGTGTAAAGTGGACAGCATTTGTCCAGAAGTCATCAAAGTATATATCTTCAAAGCTGATCCTGGAGAAGATGATTTAG GAGGCACGGTAGACATTGTGGAGAGTGAATCTGAGAATGATCATGGAGTGGGACTACTTGATCAAAACAGTGTTCGTATTCCAAGAGAAAAAATGGTTTACATGACTGTAAATGATTCTCAGCATGAAGATGAAGATTTAA ATGTTGCAGAAATTGCTGATGAGGTTTACATGGAAGTGATTGTAGGGGAGGAAGATGCAGCAGTGGCCCATGAACAGCAAATTGATGACACTGAAATTAAAACTTTTATGCCCATAGCTTGGGCAGCAGCTTATG GTAATAATACTGATGGGATTGAAAGCCGGAATGGCACCGCAAGTGCTCTCTTGCACATAGATGAGTCTACTGGACTTGGGAGACTAGCtaaacaaaaaccaaagaaaaggaggagaccTGAATCCAGGCAGTACCAAACAG CAATAATCATTGGCCCTGATGGTCATCCTTTGACTGTCTACCCTTGCATGATTTGCGGAAAGAAGTTTAAATCCAGAGGTTTCTTGAAAAGGCACATGAAAAACCATCCAGAGCACCTTCTTACGAAGAAGAAATACAGATGCACGGACTGTGATTACACTaccaataaaaaaataagtttacatAACCACCTGGAGAGTCACAAGCTGACTAACAAAACAGAAAAGCTTATTGAATGtgatgagtgtgggaaaagcttctcTCATGCAGGAGCTTTATTTACTCACAAGATGGTGCATAGGGACAAAGGAGCCAACAAAATGCATAAGTGCAAATTCTGTGATTATGAGACAGCAGAACAAGGGTTACTGAGTCGTCATCTTCTGGCTGTCCACAGCAAGAACTTTCCTCATATTTGTGTAGAGTGTGGCAAGGGATTTCGTCATCCATCAGAGCTCAAGAAGCACATGCGGATCCATACTGGTGAAAAGCCATATGAGTGCCAGTATTGTGATTATAGGTCTGCTGACTCTTCTAATTTGAAAACTCATGTAAAGACTAAACATAGTAAGGAAATGCCATTCAAGTGTGATATTTGTTTTCAGACTTTTTCAGATACCAAAGAACTGCAGCAGCATATACTTATACATCAAGAAAGCAAAACACATCAGTGTTTGCATTGTGACCACAAGAGCTCAAACTCAAGTGATTTGAAGCGGCATATAATTTCAGTACACACAAAGGATTACCCTCACAAGTGTGATATGTGTGATAAAGGCTTTCATAGGCCCTCAGAACTGAAAAAACATGTGGCAGCCCACAAGGGTAAAAAATTGCACCAGTGCAGACATTGTGACTTTAAGATTGCGGATCCGTTTATTCTAAGTCGCCACATTCTCTCAGTTCACACAAAGGATCTTCCATTCAGGTGTAAGAGATGTAGAAAGGGGTTTAGGCAACAAAATGAGCTTAAAAAACACATGAAAACACACAGTGGCAGGAAAGTTTATCAATGTGAGTACTGTGAGTATAGCACTACAGATGCCTCAGGCTTCAAACGGCATGTTATTTCTATTCATACAAAAGACTACCCTCACCGTTGTGAATACTGCAAGAAAGGTTTCAGAAGGCCTTCAGAGAAAAACCAGCACATTATGCGGCATCACAAAGATATTGGGCTGCCTTAA